GACCGTGAACCCTGTGATTGAACCCTTCATTTTTATCAAATGAAGCAATCACAGGCACAAGTTGAAGTGACACAAATCAGTGGAGGGCCCCAGTTGGAACATAAAGTATTAATAGCCTGTGTCTCTTGATTAGTGaagagtgtgttttattttgtgtcgcTCCAGATACAAGGTAATGTCTGGAACTCCAGTGAAAATCTTGGAGCATCTCCTTGAAATGATGCGGCTGGATTCTCAGTTCACAGAGTCAGGTACTGCTCATTCTGTTGAATTAGTGCCTCTAATGCAATCCATCTATGCAACAACCATTTATTGTGAACGGGTTTCTTCTCTGCCTTGTGTTTATTCTCTTCTACTCCTCCTTCTGTTTCTCCCGCTGCCCCCTGCCTGCTGCCCTGTACAGACTTGTTTGTTCTCATTCATGATTAGCCATGAAAGAGCTGATCTGATTAACTGTTGCTAATTTGAAAACATATGGTTTTCCTTTGTCTGTAGAGTCACGTACACAAGGCCTGACAGACACATGCTGTCTTTACACTACAGCTCTCCATGCCCAATTCTAATGTGTTGCTTACATTTAGTATTTTGTCCACCTGCATACATCTACAGTTAAAAATGACCCATAAGCAGCATGTGTCTAAACAGGTTAACATTTAGGGCAATATCCAGGACGCACATATGCAGATTTGACATGAATGTTCATGCTGgaacataaataaaatcacCAATACTTGTGAATAATGCATCTGTGTCTGACATAGTGAAAATTATCCAAACTATTGCTTTCTgaagcatttttaaaagtagAGAAGTAATTTCTTCAAAAAAGAAAGGTACAAATGACGTATCTGATTGATATTAGACATAAATCCATAAATGAATGAGGCCTTTACAATTTATGTCACTTAAGACATAGTGTCAAGACAACCTTGATGTTCTGCTCTAACAGAAGCATTACAGGTGTTTGAAATAACTTTCtggcatttttttcattacagaCTCAGCCTTAAATGACTTTGTGCTCATGCACTGCGTCTTCATCCCAAATAGTCAACTATGTCCGGTGTTGATGGCCCAATATCCTTTATGCACTGTGTAACGTGGTTGAATGTCCTTCACATCCTTGAGAAACTGGCCttacaattaaaaacagaaacatgttttCTCTGCTCTACCTGCATTGGTTCAATCTTTAACTGCTGTGCACCTACCATGCCCAGGCCTCCCAGGGCACGGAACAGGAGAAGATGGACTACACACTGAACAACAAGCGGCGGGTGATCTGCCTGGTGATGCAGTGGGCAGCTGTACATGGTGATCACCTGCAGGAGGACGATGCCTCGGTCGCCTTCCTGGGGGTCAGCCTGTGCAAAcattattactaatattactgataaaagtgggaaaaaaacagtgtacagtaattataattactatatgaatggatggatagatggatggatggatggatggatggatggatggatggatggatggatggatggatggatggatggatggatggatggatggatggatggatggcaaaTTTTACTTTGGCCATCGCTTAACCATGTTCCAGGTCTCGGAATAACTGTCTTTGCCTGTAGTTTATGAGTAGCATGTTAATTTATGGCATAGAACAACACATGTGTCAGGGTTATCCATGTATGTTGGGCAGTgagtcaaaataaatgaatacctGCAAAATAACTGTAGAGGATAACTGCAGttacatgaaataaattcatttcatACAAATAAGAAGTATGAATGACTCAGTGATCAATGATATTCACCTCAGGCTAAGTACGAGTAGGATAAATCTTGAATTCATCCACCCCAgctacatgacatcatcacagattACTTATTATGTTTCAGTTACTTTAAAtgcttgatttgatttttttactcAGAGCTTGTTGTGTTTTGCAGGAGTTTCTCACGGCAGTATCTAGTGACGCCAAAGTAATCCCAGGCCTCAGGGATCAATTTACAAAATTAGACAGAATTGTCAAACAAAAGTAAGCAAGTGGTTTTACATCGTTTTTTAGACAGATGCATGTTAAAACTGGTCATTTatgtcacacacactttttgtaCTTGTTCATCATTCAGCAGTAATGCCACAGTGGCTGCGTTCTTCTCAGATTATATTGATGGAGGAAAACCTCATGACTTTTAATCtgtgcttattttttcatgttttagcACTGAGGAGTCCAGAGTCTCACAGAAGAAGGTGGGTTACTCACTCTATATTCTTAACATTTTATGTTATGTGGAAAATGCAATTGATCTTAAATCTGTTAACTATTTTCACAGCACAGAGTCTTACTGAGACAGTTTAGTATGGGAGATGAGAAGCTTCAGAAGCGCCAGCCCATCAGGAGTAATGATGAAAGTGAGTAAAGAACTGAGTAATAGTAATAAAGTTATTGAAAGTTCCAAAAGTTCCAAACGGAACGCTAGTGCGTGCTCGTTCGAAACAAAAAGCACGAGAAGACGAAAAGGGAGGGATTTGTTGATAGAGGCAGCCCAGAGGGGGGAAGGGGAAGGGGGTGGAAATAGGGAGCTCAGAGCGACGCCCCATTAACAAAGAGCGTTTGGGGGCgtaagtgattttatcaatattcaatcaaagatattgagagCCActgatcactttggggcaagacatttcaaatacagtgtagttggacatctggcagctgaatgacatgaattaaaaaaagtataatataGGACTTTCAAATGCAGATAGAGTCCTCAGATTTACACAGATTATCCATATTGGGCATGTTCAAGGTCAAAACCATAGTTTTCATCTACTCTCTGAGATTTTATGAAATCACCAATGTTTCTGGCCTACTTTTTCTAGGTCGAGTGTATTTCAATAGAGAAGCTATTTAAAACTGTCATCCAAAACTTGGAGACTCTACGACAAATTTAATGTTCCTCctgaaaatctttttctttaacTCTTTGTAATGATTATACTGAACTTATGTACTTGTGTGGTGCTCAATACATCAttagtttaggtttagttttttgtttgcttcctGCCTTTCACTACAGGTTGTCATATAAATCCACAAAGTCGTCTTTTTTTCTGAGTGAAAAAGAAAGTCAAGACACATAATGGTATTGACAATATGATGCTATAAtccaataattaataaaataattaataattccTTTGTGTTGTGGtaactaaaaatgaaaatgaaaccaacCTGGTTTtgtcaaaagaaacaaaaaatattgttattaataaatattcttattttattcttattttatattcatcatGTGCAATCGTTCTTACTGACAGTCCATATCTGCTCTGATTAACACCTCCAGTTCTGTTCAAAGTCTACTGCTGTGACCACACCTACACAACAATCCGTGTCTCTGTGGCCGCCTCTGTCAGGGAGGTCATCAGCGCTGTGGCGGATAAGCTGGGGTCGGCGGATGACCTCCTTCTTGTTAACCTCAGTTCGGCAGGAGGTGAGAGCGGCAGCAACTCCCAGCCAAACAAACTGCTGGCGGACCAAGTAGGGTGCTTCTTTTCCTCTACTTCTTGTTAACCCCTAAAGGAGCAGGGACTAATCTCTTTCAGGGAGAATGCTGACTGTGAATGACTGCCGTCTTTAACTCTTTAAAGCCAAGTGCATCATATTTGATGGCCTTTCACATGGCCTTTCAAGATTTTGAAACTTCTACCTCATAACTTTGATATTTTTACCGAAACCCTAATGTATACAATCAGATGCATGCATCTGGATTTTGCTCGAGAAAAGATTCCAGGTtttacaaaaatgttaaaaacatttttagaaaaatttCTCAGAAGGCTCCATCaagaccttattttccaaaaaaatggatttttctggcaattaGTGTAtggttcaggctttaaagggATAAGGAAAATAAGAAACACTTAAGCTCAGTTCATTTTATCAAAGTAATCATTGATCAATACCTGAATTTAGTTGCAGCTCCTAACTGTGGGGGTGTTTCATTGTCTCAGCCGAGAGGAGTGCAGCGTCCTAAAGAACTATGCGTTGCctaatatttacataaaaaaataatgtgtgcaaggttttcctttgtttttatcccttttttttttgtccagagaAAGTTGTCTTCAAGCCAAATGATTTTTCAGTTTTCTCCACGCTCAGCATAAACGGACGGCTCTTTGCTTGTAGGAGGGATCAGCTGGATTCTCTGGTGAGTTGAGCTCTCCCAGAAAAACTAAAAGATTCCACagcacaccttcatcacatgaCAAATGTCTTCTTCAACCGTATGCACATTTCTACTGCTCTTAGAGGTGTTTGCTTTTATATTAATTGTGTTTATTAATTGTTATTAATTGTGTTGTGTCTGTAtatgtgaatattttatatattctttTAGTTTGcactttttgatattttaacatGTAACGTGTCATACCATAAGATGAAAagtctctctttctgtcctaACACAATATATAGGAgtgttttctctcctttcccAGACCCCTCTACCTGAGCAGGAGGGGACATCTGCAGGGTTGTTGTCCAGCTTTGAGTTAATGAGCTCTAAGGATGTGGCTTATCACATGACTTCCTTTGACTGGGAGCTGTTTCACTGCGTTCACGAGGTAACATAAACATCGGAGATGTATAATGATGTCTCCTGTATGGTTGCCGTTTAACATCACACTTGTTTTAATGTTATAGCATAAATTCAAATGAGTATTGGATGCtatattattgtgtttttatggtcAACCAACAGCTTGAACTCATCTATCACACGTTCGGGAGgcaaaatgtaaagaaaaccaCTGTGAACCTGGATCTGTTCCTGAGGAGGTTTAATGATATCCAGTTCTGGGTGATCACAGAGATGTGTCTGTGTTCCCAGCTCAGCAAGAGAGTGCAGCTTCTCAAGAAGTTCATCAAGATTGCTGCACAGTGAGCAGATCACGTTCAACTTTCACTCattgtgcatttttattttttttctgtcctaaCTTGCCTTTTCATCTGTCCTGTCAAAGCTGTAAGGAGTACGGGAATCTAAACGCCTTCTTTGCTATCATTATGGGGCTAAGTAATCAAGCAGTATGCAGGTTGAGCCAGACCTGGGAGGTGGGTACGTTTTCACAGCACAGATAGTTTCTATCAAAACAGCATTTTAAACTTTAGTGTCACCTTGCTTTCACAGAAACTCCCCAGCAAGTTCAGGAAGTTTTATGGAGAATTTGAAAACTTAATGGTAAGAAGGAACAACCTGTCTCCATCATCGAGTTGTGGTGTATTCTGTCCAGGCATACATTGATTGAAACTCAGCCCTTCCATTGTCAGCGGTGTCATCCATGGTTGGGATTAGATCTCATAACTGTGTGATCATTTCCCCCAGGATCCCTCCAGGAACCACCGCGCCTACCGACTGATGGTGGCTAAGCTGGAGCCTCCCATCATCCCTTTCATGCCACTGCTGATCAAAGGTCAGAGTTGTTTACCTGCTGACCATTTATTCTTAATTGAACCTTTTTTGATCTACCTGTATATTACACAGCTGTCCTTTTATCAAATTGCTTCTTCGACAGCTTCAATCATTAAAACAATGTGTCTTCCCTTTGCACTCACTTatcttgtttttcctccagaCATGACCTTCACTCACGAGGGCAACAAGACATTTATCGACAATTTGGTCAATTTTGAGAAAATGGTGAGTTTCTAAGGAAGTCGATTATTGTCTCACGATTGGTATAAATCTTTGCTTAGCCATTCCCTCTGGACATCTGTTACTGATTATAGCCCTTTGTCTTTCAGCGGATGATAGCTAACACAGTGAAGACACTGAGGCACTGCAGGAGCCAACCATTCAGTAAGTATGTGTTTGATAAGAAATAATACATTTGACTAGCCTCCATTGTTTTTCAGGAATTTATCTTAACAAACACTGcgtattttcactttttttcacaTGTATTCAGGTCCAGATTCACCTCTGGTCAGCAAGAACCACCCAGAGGTTCGGACTTACATACGCCAGCTCAACGTGATAGACAACCAAAGGACGCTAACGCAACTCTCTCACAGACTTGAGCCCCGCAGGTCTTGAAACCATGAGACAGAAATACTACATGAGGCTGCTCTATGACTTTACAATGGGAGGGAAAAACTCCATGAGAACCAAAGGTTGTGtcatttgaagtgtttttttcctATTCCTTGATCCGACTGTTGCAGTAATGTTTACGATTCGTGACTGATGTTCCTCCCCTATGACACCATCGTCTAAAAGTCAAACAGAGCAACATTTGAAACAATGAACAACCTCTGGGAGCTCGTATTCATCAACTCATTTCAGATGTAAACATTATGGAATACTGATGCTTCAAGGATGCCAAGTCTTGATAATTCCTGATATTCAGTTGTTACTTACTTTTTGtatcaaattatatttatacatatttaaGTTTGTGAGTCCTGTGTGCTGTAAACTGGAtattgatgtttattttgacctcagcatgcagttaataattATGATTGTATGACTTTTTATTAATCTGAGCACTTTTCTCTgataaacatttaatgtcttgACATTTGTGAGCTTAAGTCTTCAATATTTTGGATGTGCGATGTATCATCATGATTGTGTTGCTTATTGATTTAAtcaatacattatttttaattgtttacgTGGAACATTAAactaacatactgtatgttttgccGATTTTGAGAGATTTCCCATACAATAAAAAGGTTTTGTATTAAACTGTAATGTCGTTTATACTGCCGGAGTTTCAGACAGCCCAGACTAATTTGTTTAGGTCGGAGTCTATTTTAATCCATGTTTTTGTGGGATATCTTCAATAGAGAGAACTTGGGAGGAGAGGTGCACAAGAGAGGGACAATAGAAAGACTACAAACTTCAGCCAACAATCATGAAAACACAAGCTATCAACAGGCCTAATTCTTTGTTCGGTTAAAGAGAGGTCCTATGAGCCTAATTTCTGAATAGATAAAGGTTCATATTCAATAAAA
This window of the Antennarius striatus isolate MH-2024 chromosome 12, ASM4005453v1, whole genome shotgun sequence genome carries:
- the rapgef4a gene encoding rap guanine nucleotide exchange factor 4 isoform X7, which encodes MVAAHTSSHPSESAEWIICLEKSPAERSGEDVDIILARLKNVKAFERFHPSLLQQICLCGFYECLEKGVTLYRQGDIGTNWYTILSGSLDVKVSETSSYQDAVTICTLGAGTAFGESILDNTPRHATIVTRQYSELLRVEQREFRSLWEKYHQCMSGLLVPTYGVMESDRMMDKGNISSNSFASVTKHNNKVPSEKILWAGKIIRNAILSRAPHMIRDRKYHLKTYRQCCVGTELVDWQMQQSSSIHSRVQAVGMWQVLLEEGVLNHVDQELSFQDKYLFYRFLDDEKEEAPFPSEEERKESLEELQDTLLLLSQIGPDAHMRMILRKHPSERTPDDLEIIYEELLHIKALSHLSTTVKRELAGVLIFESHTKSGTVLFSQGEEGTSWYIILKGSVNVVIYGKGVVCTLHEGDDFGKLALVNDAPRAASIVLREDNCHFLRVDKEDFNRILRDVEANTVRLKEHGQDVLVLERSLSSSRTSSHGASSSHYKYKVMSGTPVKILEHLLEMMRLDSQFTESDSALNDFVLMHCVFIPNSQLCPVLMAHYHAQASQGTEQEKMDYTLNNKRRVICLVMQWAAVHGDHLQEDDASVAFLGEFLTAVSSDAKVIPGLRDQFTKLDRIVKQNTEESRVSQKKHRVLLRQFSMGDEKLQKRQPIRSNDEILFKVYCCDHTYTTIRVSVAASVREVISAVADKLGSADDLLLVNLSSAGEKVVFKPNDFSVFSTLSINGRLFACRRDQLDSLTPLPEQEGTSAGLLSSFELMSSKDVAYHMTSFDWELFHCVHELELIYHTFGRQNVKKTTVNLDLFLRRFNDIQFWVITEMCLCSQLSKRVQLLKKFIKIAAHCKEYGNLNAFFAIIMGLSNQAVCRLSQTWEKLPSKFRKFYGEFENLMDPSRNHRAYRLMVAKLEPPIIPFMPLLIKDMTFTHEGNKTFIDNLVNFEKMRMIANTVKTLRHCRSQPFSPDSPLVSKNHPEVRTYIRQLNVIDNQRTLTQLSHRLEPRRS
- the rapgef4a gene encoding rap guanine nucleotide exchange factor 4 isoform X5 → MSGLLVPTYGVMESDTGMMDKGNISSNSFASVTKHNNKRSFIEIPAKSHLKCISQVPSEKILWAGKIIRNAILSRAPHMIRDRKYHLKTYRQCCVGTELVDWQMQQSSSIHSRVQAVGMWQVLLEEGVLNHVDQELSFQDKYLFYRFLDDEKEEAPFPSEEERKESLEELQDTLLLLSQIGPDAHMRMILRKHPSERTPDDLEIIYEELLHIKALSHLSTTVKRELAGVLIFESHTKSGTVLFSQGEEGTSWYIILKGSVNVVIYGKGVVCTLHEGDDFGKLALVNDAPRAASIVLREDNCHFLRVDKEDFNRILRDVEANTVRLKEHGQDVLVLERSLSSSRTSSHGASSSHYKYKVMSGTPVKILEHLLEMMRLDSQFTESDSALNDFVLMHCVFIPNSQLCPVLMAHYHAQASQGTEQEKMDYTLNNKRRVICLVMQWAAVHGDHLQEDDASVAFLGEFLTAVSSDAKVIPGLRDQFTKLDRIVKQNTEESRVSQKKHRVLLRQFSMGDEKLQKRQPIRSNDEILFKVYCCDHTYTTIRVSVAASVREVISAVADKLGSADDLLLVNLSSAGEKVVFKPNDFSVFSTLSINGRLFACRRDQLDSLTPLPEQEGTSAGLLSSFELMSSKDVAYHMTSFDWELFHCVHELELIYHTFGRQNVKKTTVNLDLFLRRFNDIQFWVITEMCLCSQLSKRVQLLKKFIKIAAHCKEYGNLNAFFAIIMGLSNQAVCRLSQTWEKLPSKFRKFYGEFENLMDPSRNHRAYRLMVAKLEPPIIPFMPLLIKDMTFTHEGNKTFIDNLVNFEKMRMIANTVKTLRHCRSQPFSPDSPLVSKNHPEVRTYIRQLNVIDNQRTLTQLSHRLEPRRS
- the rapgef4a gene encoding rap guanine nucleotide exchange factor 4 isoform X6, with amino-acid sequence MSGLLVPTYGVMESDRMMDKGNISSNSFASVTKHNNKRSFIEIPAKSHLKCISQVPSEKILWAGKIIRNAILSRAPHMIRDRKYHLKTYRQCCVGTELVDWQMQQSSSIHSRVQAVGMWQVLLEEGVLNHVDQELSFQDKYLFYRFLDDEKEEAPFPSEEERKESLEELQDTLLLLSQIGPDAHMRMILRKHPSERTPDDLEIIYEELLHIKALSHLSTTVKRELAGVLIFESHTKSGTVLFSQGEEGTSWYIILKGSVNVVIYGKGVVCTLHEGDDFGKLALVNDAPRAASIVLREDNCHFLRVDKEDFNRILRDVEANTVRLKEHGQDVLVLERSLSSSRTSSHGASSSHYKYKVMSGTPVKILEHLLEMMRLDSQFTESDSALNDFVLMHCVFIPNSQLCPVLMAHYHAQASQGTEQEKMDYTLNNKRRVICLVMQWAAVHGDHLQEDDASVAFLGEFLTAVSSDAKVIPGLRDQFTKLDRIVKQNTEESRVSQKKHRVLLRQFSMGDEKLQKRQPIRSNDEILFKVYCCDHTYTTIRVSVAASVREVISAVADKLGSADDLLLVNLSSAGEKVVFKPNDFSVFSTLSINGRLFACRRDQLDSLTPLPEQEGTSAGLLSSFELMSSKDVAYHMTSFDWELFHCVHELELIYHTFGRQNVKKTTVNLDLFLRRFNDIQFWVITEMCLCSQLSKRVQLLKKFIKIAAHCKEYGNLNAFFAIIMGLSNQAVCRLSQTWEKLPSKFRKFYGEFENLMDPSRNHRAYRLMVAKLEPPIIPFMPLLIKDMTFTHEGNKTFIDNLVNFEKMRMIANTVKTLRHCRSQPFSPDSPLVSKNHPEVRTYIRQLNVIDNQRTLTQLSHRLEPRRS
- the rapgef4a gene encoding rap guanine nucleotide exchange factor 4 isoform X2, which encodes MGDWKNLLKYHQCMSGLLVPTYGVMESDRMMDKGNISSNSFASVTKHNNKRSFIEIPAKSHLKCISQVPSEKILWAGKIIRNAILSRAPHMIRDRKYHLKTYRQCCVGTELVDWQMQQSSSIHSRVQAVGMWQVLLEEGVLNHVDQELSFQDKYLFYRFLDDEKEEAPFPSEEERKESLEELQDTLLLLSQIGPDAHMRMILRKHPSERTPDDLEIIYEELLHIKALSHLSTTVKRELAGVLIFESHTKSGTVLFSQGEEGTSWYIILKGSVNVVIYGKGVVCTLHEGDDFGKLALVNDAPRAASIVLREDNCHFLRVDKEDFNRILRDVEANTVRLKEHGQDVLVLERSLSSSRTSSHGASSSHYKYKVMSGTPVKILEHLLEMMRLDSQFTESDSALNDFVLMHCVFIPNSQLCPVLMAHYHAQASQGTEQEKMDYTLNNKRRVICLVMQWAAVHGDHLQEDDASVAFLGEFLTAVSSDAKVIPGLRDQFTKLDRIVKQNTEESRVSQKKHRVLLRQFSMGDEKLQKRQPIRSNDEILFKVYCCDHTYTTIRVSVAASVREVISAVADKLGSADDLLLVNLSSAGEKVVFKPNDFSVFSTLSINGRLFACRRDQLDSLTPLPEQEGTSAGLLSSFELMSSKDVAYHMTSFDWELFHCVHELELIYHTFGRQNVKKTTVNLDLFLRRFNDIQFWVITEMCLCSQLSKRVQLLKKFIKIAAHCKEYGNLNAFFAIIMGLSNQAVCRLSQTWEKLPSKFRKFYGEFENLMDPSRNHRAYRLMVAKLEPPIIPFMPLLIKDMTFTHEGNKTFIDNLVNFEKMRMIANTVKTLRHCRSQPFSPDSPLVSKNHPEVRTYIRQLNVIDNQRTLTQLSHRLEPRRS
- the rapgef4a gene encoding rap guanine nucleotide exchange factor 4 isoform X1 — protein: MGDWKNLLKYHQCMSGLLVPTYGVMESDTGMMDKGNISSNSFASVTKHNNKRSFIEIPAKSHLKCISQVPSEKILWAGKIIRNAILSRAPHMIRDRKYHLKTYRQCCVGTELVDWQMQQSSSIHSRVQAVGMWQVLLEEGVLNHVDQELSFQDKYLFYRFLDDEKEEAPFPSEEERKESLEELQDTLLLLSQIGPDAHMRMILRKHPSERTPDDLEIIYEELLHIKALSHLSTTVKRELAGVLIFESHTKSGTVLFSQGEEGTSWYIILKGSVNVVIYGKGVVCTLHEGDDFGKLALVNDAPRAASIVLREDNCHFLRVDKEDFNRILRDVEANTVRLKEHGQDVLVLERSLSSSRTSSHGASSSHYKYKVMSGTPVKILEHLLEMMRLDSQFTESDSALNDFVLMHCVFIPNSQLCPVLMAHYHAQASQGTEQEKMDYTLNNKRRVICLVMQWAAVHGDHLQEDDASVAFLGEFLTAVSSDAKVIPGLRDQFTKLDRIVKQNTEESRVSQKKHRVLLRQFSMGDEKLQKRQPIRSNDEILFKVYCCDHTYTTIRVSVAASVREVISAVADKLGSADDLLLVNLSSAGEKVVFKPNDFSVFSTLSINGRLFACRRDQLDSLTPLPEQEGTSAGLLSSFELMSSKDVAYHMTSFDWELFHCVHELELIYHTFGRQNVKKTTVNLDLFLRRFNDIQFWVITEMCLCSQLSKRVQLLKKFIKIAAHCKEYGNLNAFFAIIMGLSNQAVCRLSQTWEKLPSKFRKFYGEFENLMDPSRNHRAYRLMVAKLEPPIIPFMPLLIKDMTFTHEGNKTFIDNLVNFEKMRMIANTVKTLRHCRSQPFSPDSPLVSKNHPEVRTYIRQLNVIDNQRTLTQLSHRLEPRRS
- the rapgef4a gene encoding rap guanine nucleotide exchange factor 4 isoform X3, whose amino-acid sequence is MGDWKNLLKYHQCMSGLLVPTYGVMESDTGMMDKGNISSNSFASVTKHNNKVPSEKILWAGKIIRNAILSRAPHMIRDRKYHLKTYRQCCVGTELVDWQMQQSSSIHSRVQAVGMWQVLLEEGVLNHVDQELSFQDKYLFYRFLDDEKEEAPFPSEEERKESLEELQDTLLLLSQIGPDAHMRMILRKHPSERTPDDLEIIYEELLHIKALSHLSTTVKRELAGVLIFESHTKSGTVLFSQGEEGTSWYIILKGSVNVVIYGKGVVCTLHEGDDFGKLALVNDAPRAASIVLREDNCHFLRVDKEDFNRILRDVEANTVRLKEHGQDVLVLERSLSSSRTSSHGASSSHYKYKVMSGTPVKILEHLLEMMRLDSQFTESDSALNDFVLMHCVFIPNSQLCPVLMAHYHAQASQGTEQEKMDYTLNNKRRVICLVMQWAAVHGDHLQEDDASVAFLGEFLTAVSSDAKVIPGLRDQFTKLDRIVKQNTEESRVSQKKHRVLLRQFSMGDEKLQKRQPIRSNDEILFKVYCCDHTYTTIRVSVAASVREVISAVADKLGSADDLLLVNLSSAGEKVVFKPNDFSVFSTLSINGRLFACRRDQLDSLTPLPEQEGTSAGLLSSFELMSSKDVAYHMTSFDWELFHCVHELELIYHTFGRQNVKKTTVNLDLFLRRFNDIQFWVITEMCLCSQLSKRVQLLKKFIKIAAHCKEYGNLNAFFAIIMGLSNQAVCRLSQTWEKLPSKFRKFYGEFENLMDPSRNHRAYRLMVAKLEPPIIPFMPLLIKDMTFTHEGNKTFIDNLVNFEKMRMIANTVKTLRHCRSQPFSPDSPLVSKNHPEVRTYIRQLNVIDNQRTLTQLSHRLEPRRS
- the rapgef4a gene encoding rap guanine nucleotide exchange factor 4 isoform X4 produces the protein MGDWKNLLKYHQCMSGLLVPTYGVMESDRMMDKGNISSNSFASVTKHNNKVPSEKILWAGKIIRNAILSRAPHMIRDRKYHLKTYRQCCVGTELVDWQMQQSSSIHSRVQAVGMWQVLLEEGVLNHVDQELSFQDKYLFYRFLDDEKEEAPFPSEEERKESLEELQDTLLLLSQIGPDAHMRMILRKHPSERTPDDLEIIYEELLHIKALSHLSTTVKRELAGVLIFESHTKSGTVLFSQGEEGTSWYIILKGSVNVVIYGKGVVCTLHEGDDFGKLALVNDAPRAASIVLREDNCHFLRVDKEDFNRILRDVEANTVRLKEHGQDVLVLERSLSSSRTSSHGASSSHYKYKVMSGTPVKILEHLLEMMRLDSQFTESDSALNDFVLMHCVFIPNSQLCPVLMAHYHAQASQGTEQEKMDYTLNNKRRVICLVMQWAAVHGDHLQEDDASVAFLGEFLTAVSSDAKVIPGLRDQFTKLDRIVKQNTEESRVSQKKHRVLLRQFSMGDEKLQKRQPIRSNDEILFKVYCCDHTYTTIRVSVAASVREVISAVADKLGSADDLLLVNLSSAGEKVVFKPNDFSVFSTLSINGRLFACRRDQLDSLTPLPEQEGTSAGLLSSFELMSSKDVAYHMTSFDWELFHCVHELELIYHTFGRQNVKKTTVNLDLFLRRFNDIQFWVITEMCLCSQLSKRVQLLKKFIKIAAHCKEYGNLNAFFAIIMGLSNQAVCRLSQTWEKLPSKFRKFYGEFENLMDPSRNHRAYRLMVAKLEPPIIPFMPLLIKDMTFTHEGNKTFIDNLVNFEKMRMIANTVKTLRHCRSQPFSPDSPLVSKNHPEVRTYIRQLNVIDNQRTLTQLSHRLEPRRS